One window from the genome of Salvia miltiorrhiza cultivar Shanhuang (shh) chromosome 7, IMPLAD_Smil_shh, whole genome shotgun sequence encodes:
- the LOC130995540 gene encoding uncharacterized protein LOC130995540 isoform X1, with translation MAKRRRELDYDGAAAETAEINTVFVDTSLGTHLAILVCSSDTASDLKKKVAVEHKQCFPEIGEIQIHSVKVKRRSSYYHLPDSMLVWSAFHGIKRNWFLAIDASNVPICLSIRSSLELGTSSGVKTGMTDIDDDCRGFISDANKKDIISFALPDCAAEKNAVSELIAKPKVDHGGIYSEEHCMGTKSPLKKKRKVRHTKDVFHNSGLGNGDAMSRPNGKDVKPNMPDSIAKVSGMRNDQYGVEGRLVSEESYLLNVAEKGHLRSILDSQNLNGSDRRKDDSGLDHGLGEDVHPLGVVSVMVPGSSARMMDTSGGGGDINLPGGKRKKMKAKKTAAKVHDRTDMDQIRKGERIKPSTDKMEEGFGLSLEHNHDHEVLMPSNSKAPDHVGPDLAPNEASFLQDAEKSNFSIVNSHKILRSDERKEENALENKVDYELGQDVPTVHSGGVCINISDISATLMDVGGSTGDTNIDGKKKKKNKVHKIAKVQDTSDVKQIKIGEMDKPDTETIRPEEKGASLEHDNEVILPADGKDPNHVEPDLALKEASIMRDADTVMEPEISSCIKLRKKKKREKKSVGTNIENSGIKEIPNGIRGSLDLPSPSRDHITKGTGKEVSTRRNEGMDVEMRLLDASNHDVQEKVWDVNRKEEDLVETQAERTLEEVSVRNKMMKEKTKSSPGVCRAVFPTAETENTIMESNKADKDNENTENKSRKATKKRKKQKHTATDVQDNLPVKDQQVNNEPVTSKETSIAFANSEIEGRYVDSSQLLSRKNEEKVDENHELVLKTDGLKKNTEEGDEGINFKHYFVADQLQNQVDFSNKVRKTTKLKRSSTKAKDNDSPSINISAELQNSITDRDEMTHNSFKRSSEAVVKGLKNSCPEFCEMARQEPNDIVSPSSFQNKNPSLDKLSSERSETLHKNRGKERLLPGQSVTNMMLMKTPKKKSLLATGAIFQENSGESSGDDNGTMHSDDSTLSPSDSSSMSGDSAGESELSQNSNSNGSSDAKEKSMSKLEEDLTMDVILRSSKRFKKAKEVASQSETQPIEFVPDSQPF, from the exons ATGGCGAAACGACGCCGTGAGCTGGATTACGATGGCGCAGCTGCAGAAACGGCGGAGATCAACACAGTGTTCGTAGACACCAGCCTCGGCACGCACCTCGCCATACTCGTCTGCAGCTCTGATACAGCTTCGGACTTAAAAA AGAAGGTGGCCGTGGAGCATAAGCAATGCTTTCCGGAAATTGGTGAGATACAGATCCATTCTGTGAAG GTAAAACGCAGGTCAAGCTATTATCATCTGCCAGATAGTATGCTTGTTTGGAGTGCATTTCACGGGATAAAAAGAAATTGGTTTCTTGCGATCGATGCCTCCAATGTTCCCATATGTCTCTCAATCAGAAGTTCTTTGGAGCTTGGCACAAGTAGTGGTGTGAAGACTGGTATGACTGATATTGATGATGATTGCAGAGGTTTCATATCTGATGCGAACAAGAAGGACATCATTTCTTTTGCTTTGCCAGATTGTGCTGCTGAAAAGAACGCTGTTTCAGAGTTGATTGCTAAGCCTAAGGTTGACCATGGAGGTATTTATTCAGAGGAACATTGTATGGGAACCAAGTCTCCTTTGAAGAAGAAGCGTAAAGTGAGACACACAAAAGATGTATTTCATAATTCTGGATTGGGAAATGGTGATGCCATGTCTCGTCCAAATGGTAAAGATGTGAAGCCTAATATGCCTGACTCAATTGCTAAGGTCTCAGGTATGAGGAATGATCAGTATGGTGTTGAGGGCAGGCTTGTATCTGAGGAAAGTTATCTACTCAACGTGGCAGAAAAAGGTCATTTGAGAAGCATTTTGGACTCCCAGAACCTAAATGGTTCTGATAGAAGAAAAGATGACAGTGGGTTGGATCATGGACTGGGCGAAGATGTTCATCCATTGGGGGTTGTTTCAGTTATGGTACCAGGTTCTTCAGCTAGAATGATGGATACCAGTGGTGGAGGTGGAGATATCAATCTTCCGGGGGgaaagaggaagaaaatgaAAGCCAAGAAAACAGCAGCAAAAGTTCATGataggacagatatggatcagaTCAGAAAAGGTGAAAGGATCAAGCCTTCTACTGATAAAATGGAAGAAGGATTTGGCTTGTCCTTAGAGCATAATCATGATCATGAAGTATTAATGCCGTCAAATAGCAAAGCTCCAGACCATGTTGGTCCAGATTTAGCACCGAATGAAGCAAGCTTTTTGCAGGATGCAGAAAAGAGTAATTTTAGCATTGTGAATTCCCATAAAATTTTACGTTCTGATGAGAGAAAAGAAGAGAATGCATTAGAGAATAAAGTAGACTATGAACTTGGCCAGGATGTTCCTACAGTGCATTCAGGAGGTGTTTGCATTAACATTTCAGATATTTCTGCTACATTGATGGATGTTGGTGGCAGCACAGGAGATACCAATATTGatgggaagaagaaaaagaaaaacaaagttcACAAAATTGCAAAAGTTCAGGATACAAGTGATGTGAAGCAGATTAAAATTGGTGAAATGGATAAGCCTGATACTGAAACTATTAGGCCAGAAGAAAAGGGTGCATCTTTAGAGCATGATAATGAAGTTATACTGCCTGCAGACGGCAAAGATCCTAACCATGTTGAACCAGATTTAGCACTGAAAGAGGCCAGTATTATGCGGGATGCAGATACTGTAATGGAGCCTGAAATCTCCAGTTGCATTAagttgagaaagaaaaagaagcgGGAAAAGAAGTCTGTCGGCACTAATATAGAGAATTCAGGCATTAAAGAAATTCCTAATGGCATCAGAGGTTCTTTGGACTTGCCTTCTCCATCACGGGATCATATCACCAAGGGAACAGGAAAAGAAGTAAGCACCAGGCGCAATGAAGGAATGGATGTTGAGATGAGATTGTTGGATGCCTCCAACCATGATGTTCAGGAGAAAGTATGGGATGTAAATagaaaagaagaagatttaGTAGAGACTCAAGCAGAGCGAACTTTGGAAGAAGTGAGTGTTAGAAATAAAATGATGAAAGAGAAGACCAAAAGTTCTCCTGGTGTTTGCCGTGCAGTTTTTCCCACTGCAGAAACAGAGAATACCATTATGGAGTCCAATAAAGCGGACAAGGACAATGAGAATACTGAGAATAAATCTAGAAAAGcaacaaagaaaagaaagaagcaAAAGCATACTGCAACAGATGTCCAAGACAACTTGCCAGTTAAGGATCAACAGGTTAATAATGAACCTGTAACATCAAAGGAAACTTCAATTGCTTTCGCAAATTCTGAAATAGAGGGCAGATATGTTGATTCATCCCAACTTCTGTCTcgtaaaaatgaagaaaaggtTGATGAGAATCATGAGCTTGTCCTAAAGACTGATGGTCTCAAAAAAAATACTGAAGAGGGCGATGAAGGAATCAACTTCAAGCATTACTTTGTGGCTGACCAACTCCAGAATCAAGTTGATTTCAGTAACAAGGTAAGAAAGACTACCAAGTTAAAGAGGAGTTCAACAAAAGCTAAAGATAATGATTCACCTTCTATAAACATCTCAGCTGAACTACAGAACTCCATAACTGATCGGGATGAAATGACTCATAATTCTTTCAAAAGATCTTCAGAAGCTGTTGTGAAAGGGCTGAAAAATTCTTGTCCTGAGTTTTGTGAGATGGCTCGTCAGGAACCCAATGACATTGTTTCTCCTTCATCCTTTCAGAACAAAAACCCTTCTTTGGATAAATTAAGCTCAGAAAGGTCCGAGACATTACACAAGAATAGGGGAAAAGAAAGACTGCTCCCTGGTCAAAGTGTAACAAATATGATGCTGATGAAGACCCCAAAGAAAAAGAGTTTGTTGGCTACAGGAGCAATTTTTCAGGAAAATAGTGGTGAAAGTTCTGGGGATGACAATGGAACCATGCATTCGGATGATAGCACCCTCAGTCCATCAGATAGTTCATCCATGTCAGGTGACTCTGCCGGGGAAAGTGAGTTAAGTCAGAATTCAAATAGCAATG GATCCAGTGACGCAAAAGAAAAATCCATGTCAAAGTTAGA GGAGGATTTGACGATGGATGTGATCTTAAGAAGCTCAAAGCGGTTCAAGAAGGCAAAGGAAGTTGCCTCTCAGAGCGAAACCCAGCCCATCGAATTTGTTCCTGATAGTCAGCCCTTTTAA
- the LOC130995540 gene encoding uncharacterized protein LOC130995540 isoform X3, producing MAKRRRELDYDGAAAETAEINTVFVDTSLGTHLAILVCSSDTASDLKKKVAVEHKQCFPEIGEIQIHSVKVKRRSSYYHLPDSMLVWSAFHGIKRNWFLAIDASNVPICLSIRSSLELGTSSGVKTDCAAEKNAVSELIAKPKVDHGGIYSEEHCMGTKSPLKKKRKVRHTKDVFHNSGLGNGDAMSRPNGKDVKPNMPDSIAKVSGMRNDQYGVEGRLVSEESYLLNVAEKGHLRSILDSQNLNGSDRRKDDSGLDHGLGEDVHPLGVVSVMVPGSSARMMDTSGGGGDINLPGGKRKKMKAKKTAAKVHDRTDMDQIRKGERIKPSTDKMEEGFGLSLEHNHDHEVLMPSNSKAPDHVGPDLAPNEASFLQDAEKSNFSIVNSHKILRSDERKEENALENKVDYELGQDVPTVHSGGVCINISDISATLMDVGGSTGDTNIDGKKKKKNKVHKIAKVQDTSDVKQIKIGEMDKPDTETIRPEEKGASLEHDNEVILPADGKDPNHVEPDLALKEASIMRDADTVMEPEISSCIKLRKKKKREKKSVGTNIENSGIKEIPNGIRGSLDLPSPSRDHITKGTGKEVSTRRNEGMDVEMRLLDASNHDVQEKVWDVNRKEEDLVETQAERTLEEVSVRNKMMKEKTKSSPGVCRAVFPTAETENTIMESNKADKDNENTENKSRKATKKRKKQKHTATDVQDNLPVKDQQVNNEPVTSKETSIAFANSEIEGRYVDSSQLLSRKNEEKVDENHELVLKTDGLKKNTEEGDEGINFKHYFVADQLQNQVDFSNKVRKTTKLKRSSTKAKDNDSPSINISAELQNSITDRDEMTHNSFKRSSEAVVKGLKNSCPEFCEMARQEPNDIVSPSSFQNKNPSLDKLSSERSETLHKNRGKERLLPGQSVTNMMLMKTPKKKSLLATGAIFQENSGESSGDDNGTMHSDDSTLSPSDSSSMSGDSAGESELSQNSNSNGSSDAKEKSMSKLEEDLTMDVILRSSKRFKKAKEVASQSETQPIEFVPDSQPF from the exons ATGGCGAAACGACGCCGTGAGCTGGATTACGATGGCGCAGCTGCAGAAACGGCGGAGATCAACACAGTGTTCGTAGACACCAGCCTCGGCACGCACCTCGCCATACTCGTCTGCAGCTCTGATACAGCTTCGGACTTAAAAA AGAAGGTGGCCGTGGAGCATAAGCAATGCTTTCCGGAAATTGGTGAGATACAGATCCATTCTGTGAAG GTAAAACGCAGGTCAAGCTATTATCATCTGCCAGATAGTATGCTTGTTTGGAGTGCATTTCACGGGATAAAAAGAAATTGGTTTCTTGCGATCGATGCCTCCAATGTTCCCATATGTCTCTCAATCAGAAGTTCTTTGGAGCTTGGCACAAGTAGTGGTGTGAAGACTG ATTGTGCTGCTGAAAAGAACGCTGTTTCAGAGTTGATTGCTAAGCCTAAGGTTGACCATGGAGGTATTTATTCAGAGGAACATTGTATGGGAACCAAGTCTCCTTTGAAGAAGAAGCGTAAAGTGAGACACACAAAAGATGTATTTCATAATTCTGGATTGGGAAATGGTGATGCCATGTCTCGTCCAAATGGTAAAGATGTGAAGCCTAATATGCCTGACTCAATTGCTAAGGTCTCAGGTATGAGGAATGATCAGTATGGTGTTGAGGGCAGGCTTGTATCTGAGGAAAGTTATCTACTCAACGTGGCAGAAAAAGGTCATTTGAGAAGCATTTTGGACTCCCAGAACCTAAATGGTTCTGATAGAAGAAAAGATGACAGTGGGTTGGATCATGGACTGGGCGAAGATGTTCATCCATTGGGGGTTGTTTCAGTTATGGTACCAGGTTCTTCAGCTAGAATGATGGATACCAGTGGTGGAGGTGGAGATATCAATCTTCCGGGGGgaaagaggaagaaaatgaAAGCCAAGAAAACAGCAGCAAAAGTTCATGataggacagatatggatcagaTCAGAAAAGGTGAAAGGATCAAGCCTTCTACTGATAAAATGGAAGAAGGATTTGGCTTGTCCTTAGAGCATAATCATGATCATGAAGTATTAATGCCGTCAAATAGCAAAGCTCCAGACCATGTTGGTCCAGATTTAGCACCGAATGAAGCAAGCTTTTTGCAGGATGCAGAAAAGAGTAATTTTAGCATTGTGAATTCCCATAAAATTTTACGTTCTGATGAGAGAAAAGAAGAGAATGCATTAGAGAATAAAGTAGACTATGAACTTGGCCAGGATGTTCCTACAGTGCATTCAGGAGGTGTTTGCATTAACATTTCAGATATTTCTGCTACATTGATGGATGTTGGTGGCAGCACAGGAGATACCAATATTGatgggaagaagaaaaagaaaaacaaagttcACAAAATTGCAAAAGTTCAGGATACAAGTGATGTGAAGCAGATTAAAATTGGTGAAATGGATAAGCCTGATACTGAAACTATTAGGCCAGAAGAAAAGGGTGCATCTTTAGAGCATGATAATGAAGTTATACTGCCTGCAGACGGCAAAGATCCTAACCATGTTGAACCAGATTTAGCACTGAAAGAGGCCAGTATTATGCGGGATGCAGATACTGTAATGGAGCCTGAAATCTCCAGTTGCATTAagttgagaaagaaaaagaagcgGGAAAAGAAGTCTGTCGGCACTAATATAGAGAATTCAGGCATTAAAGAAATTCCTAATGGCATCAGAGGTTCTTTGGACTTGCCTTCTCCATCACGGGATCATATCACCAAGGGAACAGGAAAAGAAGTAAGCACCAGGCGCAATGAAGGAATGGATGTTGAGATGAGATTGTTGGATGCCTCCAACCATGATGTTCAGGAGAAAGTATGGGATGTAAATagaaaagaagaagatttaGTAGAGACTCAAGCAGAGCGAACTTTGGAAGAAGTGAGTGTTAGAAATAAAATGATGAAAGAGAAGACCAAAAGTTCTCCTGGTGTTTGCCGTGCAGTTTTTCCCACTGCAGAAACAGAGAATACCATTATGGAGTCCAATAAAGCGGACAAGGACAATGAGAATACTGAGAATAAATCTAGAAAAGcaacaaagaaaagaaagaagcaAAAGCATACTGCAACAGATGTCCAAGACAACTTGCCAGTTAAGGATCAACAGGTTAATAATGAACCTGTAACATCAAAGGAAACTTCAATTGCTTTCGCAAATTCTGAAATAGAGGGCAGATATGTTGATTCATCCCAACTTCTGTCTcgtaaaaatgaagaaaaggtTGATGAGAATCATGAGCTTGTCCTAAAGACTGATGGTCTCAAAAAAAATACTGAAGAGGGCGATGAAGGAATCAACTTCAAGCATTACTTTGTGGCTGACCAACTCCAGAATCAAGTTGATTTCAGTAACAAGGTAAGAAAGACTACCAAGTTAAAGAGGAGTTCAACAAAAGCTAAAGATAATGATTCACCTTCTATAAACATCTCAGCTGAACTACAGAACTCCATAACTGATCGGGATGAAATGACTCATAATTCTTTCAAAAGATCTTCAGAAGCTGTTGTGAAAGGGCTGAAAAATTCTTGTCCTGAGTTTTGTGAGATGGCTCGTCAGGAACCCAATGACATTGTTTCTCCTTCATCCTTTCAGAACAAAAACCCTTCTTTGGATAAATTAAGCTCAGAAAGGTCCGAGACATTACACAAGAATAGGGGAAAAGAAAGACTGCTCCCTGGTCAAAGTGTAACAAATATGATGCTGATGAAGACCCCAAAGAAAAAGAGTTTGTTGGCTACAGGAGCAATTTTTCAGGAAAATAGTGGTGAAAGTTCTGGGGATGACAATGGAACCATGCATTCGGATGATAGCACCCTCAGTCCATCAGATAGTTCATCCATGTCAGGTGACTCTGCCGGGGAAAGTGAGTTAAGTCAGAATTCAAATAGCAATG GATCCAGTGACGCAAAAGAAAAATCCATGTCAAAGTTAGA GGAGGATTTGACGATGGATGTGATCTTAAGAAGCTCAAAGCGGTTCAAGAAGGCAAAGGAAGTTGCCTCTCAGAGCGAAACCCAGCCCATCGAATTTGTTCCTGATAGTCAGCCCTTTTAA